One Methanobacterium sp. genomic region harbors:
- a CDS encoding flavodoxin family protein, whose translation MDQDFQKPKEMERSFGKMKSILILYSYHHHNTEKIAKAIAQVLSADIILPKDVNPESIQDYDLIGFGSGIYSAKHDESLLKLADRLPEVNNKDAFIFSTAGITGKSKSAKDHSTLKYKLESKGYTIIAEFQCKGFNTNSFLRLFGGMNKGRPNIEDLKHAEEFAESMISE comes from the coding sequence ATGGACCAGGACTTCCAAAAACCAAAAGAAATGGAAAGGAGTTTTGGAAAAATGAAATCAATACTAATTTTATATTCTTACCACCACCATAATACTGAAAAGATCGCTAAGGCAATTGCCCAAGTTTTAAGTGCAGATATTATACTGCCGAAGGATGTAAATCCAGAATCAATTCAAGATTATGATCTCATTGGTTTTGGTTCTGGAATATATAGTGCAAAACATGATGAATCTCTGCTTAAGCTTGCAGATAGGTTACCTGAAGTTAATAATAAGGATGCATTCATTTTTTCAACTGCAGGAATAACTGGGAAATCCAAATCTGCCAAAGATCATTCTACACTCAAATATAAACTGGAATCTAAAGGTTATACCATCATTGCCGAATTCCAATGTAAAGGTTTTAACACCAACAGTTTTCTTAGACTATTTGGGGGAATGAATAAGGGTAGGCCTAACATTGAAGACTTAAAACATGCGGAAGAATTTGCTGAGAGCATGATTTCAGAATAG
- a CDS encoding MBL fold metallo-hydrolase, which yields MPQEIKTIELPIKLGVIKLGSVNCYIVKNGNDYVLIDTGPSNKRFDLEKELEDAGCTPENLNLIILTHGDFDHTGNADYLREKFDAKIAMHYGDLEIVKHGDMFSNRKGNFLIKMLAPILFSFGKSERFRPDMHIDDEHSFLEYGFDAKVIYLPGHSKGSIGVLTDDGNLFCGDLLTNNKNPALNSIIDDDGEANASVEKLKGMELKTVYPGHGKLFLWVEFLEK from the coding sequence ATGCCTCAGGAAATCAAAACAATTGAATTGCCCATTAAGTTAGGTGTAATTAAATTAGGCAGTGTAAACTGTTACATTGTAAAAAACGGTAATGATTATGTATTAATTGATACAGGGCCTTCAAATAAACGTTTTGACCTTGAAAAAGAACTGGAAGATGCAGGTTGCACACCAGAAAATCTTAATCTTATAATTTTAACCCATGGAGACTTTGACCATACTGGTAACGCTGATTATCTACGTGAAAAATTTGATGCAAAGATAGCCATGCACTATGGAGATTTAGAAATAGTCAAGCATGGAGATATGTTCTCCAACAGAAAAGGTAATTTTCTAATTAAAATGTTAGCTCCTATCCTCTTTAGCTTCGGTAAATCAGAAAGATTTAGGCCGGATATGCATATAGATGATGAACACAGCTTCTTAGAATATGGTTTTGACGCTAAAGTTATCTATCTTCCTGGGCACTCTAAGGGTTCTATAGGGGTCCTTACAGATGATGGCAATCTATTTTGCGGCGATCTGCTTACAAATAATAAAAATCCCGCTTTAAACTCTATTATTGATGATGATGGAGAAGCTAATGCAAGTGTTGAAAAATTAAAAGGTATGGAATTAAAAACAGTTTATCCTGGACATGGAAAACTGTTTTTATGGGTTGAATTTTTAGAAAAGTAA
- a CDS encoding isochorismatase family cysteine hydrolase — MDKYVNLNFKNSALITVDVQKDTLDGQPFEIQGISNALPHMKQLLDTYRAYKLPVIHIVRIYKADRSNVDLCRMKLIEEGNPILEENSPGAELAEELFDDDSIRINSKLLLSGGIQKITENEVIIYKPRWGAFYNTPLQEYLQRLKVGALVFTGCNYPNCPRTSIYEASERDYRVVVAEDALSGCYARGIKEMENIGVLVDTTENIVHMVRDQMD; from the coding sequence ATGGATAAATACGTTAACCTGAATTTTAAAAATTCTGCACTCATAACAGTCGATGTACAAAAAGATACACTGGATGGCCAACCATTTGAAATCCAGGGTATTTCTAACGCTTTGCCGCATATGAAGCAGTTATTGGATACATATCGTGCGTACAAGCTTCCAGTAATACATATTGTAAGGATCTATAAGGCAGACAGGTCAAATGTTGATTTGTGCAGAATGAAATTGATTGAAGAAGGCAATCCAATACTGGAAGAGAATAGTCCTGGTGCAGAATTAGCAGAAGAACTTTTTGATGATGATTCTATACGAATTAATTCAAAACTCTTACTTTCAGGCGGAATTCAAAAAATAACTGAAAATGAAGTGATAATTTACAAACCGAGATGGGGTGCATTTTACAACACTCCTCTTCAAGAATATTTGCAGAGATTAAAAGTGGGCGCGCTTGTTTTTACAGGATGTAACTACCCAAACTGCCCAAGAACATCCATATATGAAGCAAGTGAAAGGGATTATAGGGTTGTCGTTGCTGAAGATGCTCTTTCAGGATGTTATGCACGAGGAATAAAAGAAATGGAAAATATAGGAGTTCTTGTTGATACAACTGAAAATATAGTACATATGGTCCGCGACCAGATGGATTAA
- a CDS encoding nucleotidyltransferase domain-containing protein — MTNLPKDVKIVINDYLDIFNTKLPDLMKLFYLVGSVALNDYHKGKSDIDFISIIKKEINASEFEKIKEIHKKIEFKYPKSKLEGSYVTPKQVKVMDKNETSVAYFDGKNMRYGGKFGNTGIVAWFILKNYGITVTGKPPEHYVPHIDVDDLVSYVKLNVNTYWTNWTEKASKRLSVGIAHWRSLSKKWSGECWAYLDFIIPCMKET, encoded by the coding sequence ATGACTAATTTGCCAAAAGATGTCAAAATAGTTATAAATGATTATCTCGATATTTTTAATACAAAATTGCCGGATTTAATGAAATTATTCTATCTTGTCGGTTCTGTGGCATTAAATGATTATCATAAAGGTAAAAGTGATATTGATTTTATTTCTATAATTAAAAAGGAAATAAACGCTTCTGAATTTGAAAAAATTAAAGAAATACACAAAAAAATTGAGTTTAAATACCCTAAAAGCAAGTTAGAAGGTTCCTATGTTACACCAAAGCAGGTTAAAGTGATGGATAAAAATGAAACATCTGTTGCGTATTTTGATGGGAAAAATATGAGGTATGGTGGTAAATTTGGAAATACTGGTATTGTAGCATGGTTCATATTGAAAAATTATGGTATAACAGTGACAGGCAAGCCTCCAGAACACTATGTTCCACATATAGATGTTGATGATTTAGTCAGCTATGTTAAATTAAATGTAAATACATACTGGACTAACTGGACTGAAAAGGCATCAAAAAGACTTTCGGTGGGGATAGCACATTGGCGCTCTTTGAGCAAAAAGTGGAGTGGGGAGTGCTGGGCATATCTAGACTTTATTATACCATGTATGAAGGAGACATAG
- a CDS encoding aminoglycoside adenylyltransferase domain-containing protein: MLGISRLYYTMYEGDIVSKYEAGKYILNRVPPDFEKILNEALRIRKGESKSYYSSLFKRRKDTLSFMRYMIGLID; the protein is encoded by the coding sequence GTGCTGGGCATATCTAGACTTTATTATACCATGTATGAAGGAGACATAGTATCCAAATATGAAGCGGGAAAGTATATATTGAACAGGGTTCCTCCAGATTTTGAAAAGATATTAAATGAAGCTTTAAGAATTAGAAAAGGTGAATCGAAAAGTTATTATAGTTCTCTTTTTAAGCGCAGGAAAGATACATTATCGTTTATGAGGTATATGATTGGTTTAATAGATTAA
- a CDS encoding ABC transporter ATP-binding protein, with protein sequence MEYAIWTHGLTKSYGDFTAVENLELKVPAGKVYGFLGRNGSGKTTTIRMIMGLIKPNGGHIKIFGNEIGRNRAEYLADIGAIIETPGFYGNLSAYENLEITANMFKVEKNRINEALETVGLSNIGDKDVSKFSLGMKQRLGIANALVHSPRILILDEPTNGLDPAGIIEMRKLIRQLSGSMGITVFVSSHLLSEVQQIADYIGIIDSGHLLKQGGMELINCNEQSFLVVETDQLKRTAEIIESLDFDFEKANNGFKVFCAREDNVSINEKLVGNQINVYNLESVSKTLEERFLGITNENHQVVS encoded by the coding sequence ATGGAATATGCTATTTGGACCCATGGCCTTACCAAGAGCTATGGGGATTTTACTGCAGTGGAAAATTTAGAACTTAAAGTGCCTGCAGGTAAGGTCTATGGGTTTTTAGGAAGGAACGGGTCAGGAAAGACAACCACAATAAGAATGATTATGGGTCTTATTAAGCCAAATGGAGGTCATATTAAAATATTCGGTAATGAAATCGGGAGAAATCGCGCTGAATATCTCGCAGATATTGGTGCAATAATAGAAACACCGGGTTTTTATGGGAACCTTTCTGCCTATGAAAACCTTGAAATAACAGCTAATATGTTTAAAGTTGAAAAAAACAGAATTAATGAGGCTCTTGAAACTGTGGGCTTGTCAAATATTGGAGATAAGGATGTTAGTAAGTTTTCTTTGGGTATGAAGCAGAGGCTGGGGATAGCAAATGCGCTTGTCCATTCTCCCAGAATTCTTATTCTTGATGAACCTACTAACGGTCTAGATCCGGCAGGGATAATTGAAATGAGGAAGTTAATCCGCCAGCTCTCTGGATCAATGGGAATAACAGTTTTTGTTTCAAGCCACTTGCTCAGTGAAGTACAGCAAATCGCAGATTATATAGGAATCATTGACAGCGGGCATCTTTTAAAACAGGGTGGAATGGAACTAATCAACTGTAATGAACAGAGTTTCCTGGTGGTTGAAACAGATCAGTTAAAAAGGACAGCCGAGATAATTGAATCTCTTGACTTTGACTTTGAAAAAGCTAATAATGGATTTAAAGTATTCTGCGCGCGTGAAGATAATGTTTCAATCAATGAAAAATTAGTTGGAAATCAAATAAATGTTTACAACCTTGAATCTGTTTCTAAAACATTAGAAGAGCGATTTTTAGGGATTACAAACGAGAATCATCAGGTGGTATCATGA
- a CDS encoding ABC transporter permease, giving the protein MINLMRSEYKKYKGTYIYSLGLLGMISPVILITIGTFMTREDLITQGIYNWHSFYGRLVAFFVYLIGPLLTSFIAISAVSHEYQSHTMGNILTTKYSRSKIILGKLGYISILILALYACVALTNILCAFILGFTITGTELIDYTSYLLLAGVTTLVIVPLALLLTLIFKSFIPAMIISVAGTIPNFAVYHWDKCYLSPWGVPEVIVLKAAGFLNNIDVIYPWTSILVYAGVFISALLIYFYYSDQY; this is encoded by the coding sequence ATGATTAATTTAATGCGATCTGAATATAAGAAGTACAAAGGCACTTATATCTACAGTCTAGGACTCTTAGGGATGATATCTCCAGTAATCCTCATTACCATAGGTACCTTCATGACTCGGGAAGACCTGATTACCCAGGGAATTTATAACTGGCACTCATTTTATGGAAGGCTGGTTGCATTTTTCGTGTATTTAATTGGACCTCTTCTCACGTCATTTATTGCAATAAGTGCAGTTTCTCATGAATATCAGTCTCATACCATGGGAAATATATTAACCACAAAATATTCGAGATCAAAAATTATTCTGGGGAAATTAGGTTACATATCCATCCTGATACTTGCCCTGTATGCATGTGTAGCTTTAACTAACATTCTATGTGCATTTATTCTGGGTTTTACCATAACTGGCACAGAATTAATAGATTACACCAGTTATTTATTGCTTGCGGGAGTAACTACCCTGGTCATCGTGCCCCTGGCCCTGCTATTAACCCTTATATTTAAGAGCTTTATTCCAGCCATGATAATTTCAGTGGCAGGAACTATACCTAATTTTGCGGTTTATCACTGGGATAAGTGTTACTTATCTCCATGGGGTGTTCCAGAAGTGATCGTGCTAAAAGCAGCGGGATTTTTAAATAATATAGATGTTATTTATCCATGGACGTCTATTTTAGTGTATGCGGGGGTTTTTATCAGCGCTCTTTTAATTTACTTCTATTATTCCGACCAGTATTAA
- a CDS encoding winged helix-turn-helix domain-containing protein: MRRLLWYLIAGTRGGVNRAKIIKLLNERPYNVNQLAEIIKVDYRTIRYHIDVLEENEIVTSAGEKYGMLYFLSPKMEENYETFLTIWEEVVKK, encoded by the coding sequence ATGAGAAGGTTGCTATGGTATTTGATTGCAGGGACCAGGGGAGGCGTGAACAGGGCCAAAATAATAAAACTCTTAAATGAGAGGCCTTACAATGTTAATCAACTTGCTGAAATTATCAAGGTGGATTATAGGACTATACGATATCATATAGATGTTTTAGAAGAAAATGAGATAGTTACCTCTGCTGGAGAAAAATATGGGATGTTATATTTCTTATCCCCCAAAATGGAAGAAAATTATGAGACTTTCCTCACGATCTGGGAAGAGGTCGTGAAAAAATAA
- a CDS encoding ABC transporter permease — protein sequence MSNLLMSFRNLKRRRLRTVFTISGILVGIALMVVLLAMLNGMDTRLNEQVRGLTGADLTVYNSTTQSGGGQGSQSFIIQPYDNINETNAEVIKNISGVGAVSSTLTFNGFAKSSNNDTQLRINGIEPDSYNYVAGGINVVNGSSLKQGDDNSIVIGKSVSTALGIGIGDKISIGRNEKYNKEFTVVGIYETGMGIMDAAGYISLDAAQNLEGKEGQVSNIQVKIKDSNEVDEITNLIPQKVHGVKVITQKSIIQKMTDMLNTIQIFVSSLGLIALLAGSFGVINTMLMSVYERTREIGILKAIGSRNIVIMKMFLIEAVLIGVISSTLGCVLGTIIIYALPLTNDIMAPIISPSIIAIAMVLGIAVSTIAGIYPAWRASKMNIVEAIKNV from the coding sequence ATGTCTAACTTGTTAATGAGTTTTAGAAATTTAAAAAGGCGCCGCTTACGTACTGTTTTCACGATATCAGGCATACTGGTTGGCATAGCTTTAATGGTAGTTTTACTCGCCATGCTTAATGGTATGGACACTAGGTTAAATGAACAGGTCCGGGGATTAACTGGGGCCGATCTTACAGTTTATAATTCAACCACTCAAAGTGGAGGGGGACAGGGATCTCAATCATTCATAATTCAACCCTATGATAATATAAATGAAACAAATGCGGAGGTTATTAAAAATATTTCAGGTGTTGGTGCAGTATCTTCAACATTAACCTTTAACGGATTTGCAAAGAGTTCAAATAATGACACTCAGCTGAGGATAAATGGAATAGAACCTGATTCGTATAATTACGTGGCTGGAGGTATAAATGTTGTAAACGGTTCTTCATTAAAACAGGGAGATGATAACTCTATTGTAATTGGAAAGTCAGTAAGCACTGCCCTTGGAATTGGAATAGGTGATAAAATTTCTATTGGCCGTAATGAGAAATATAATAAAGAATTCACGGTAGTGGGAATATATGAAACAGGTATGGGGATAATGGATGCTGCAGGATATATATCTTTAGATGCAGCTCAAAATTTAGAGGGTAAAGAAGGACAGGTATCTAATATTCAGGTTAAAATAAAGGATTCAAATGAAGTAGATGAAATTACAAATTTAATACCTCAAAAAGTTCATGGAGTTAAAGTTATCACTCAAAAATCAATAATTCAGAAAATGACGGATATGTTAAACACTATTCAGATATTTGTCAGTTCTCTTGGACTTATTGCCCTTCTTGCAGGAAGTTTTGGCGTAATAAACACTATGCTGATGTCAGTTTATGAAAGAACCCGTGAAATAGGTATATTAAAGGCTATAGGCTCTAGAAACATAGTGATAATGAAAATGTTCCTCATTGAAGCAGTACTAATCGGAGTAATAAGCTCAACTCTGGGATGTGTCTTAGGAACTATAATAATATACGCACTGCCTTTAACAAACGATATCATGGCGCCTATAATCAGTCCATCAATTATAGCGATTGCGATGGTGCTTGGGATTGCAGTAAGTACCATTGCAGGGATTTATCCTGCATGGAGAGCTTCTAAAATGAACATTGTGGAGGCAATAAAAAATGTCTGA
- a CDS encoding ABC transporter ATP-binding protein produces the protein MSETILKTVDLSKTYRRGKVDVPALKKASIEIADGEIICLAGPSGSGKSTLLNLLGGVDKPTSGKILINGNDLTKMSENKLSDFRLRNVGLIFQFFNLIPTLTAKENVEFPLVLDNVPKTEKESRAVELLELVGLGHRVDHKPEELSGGEQQRVAIARSLANNPSIIIADEPTGDLDSDTSSKFMDLVEDLNKKRGQTFIISSHDSMIIERVPRVYRIRDGRISN, from the coding sequence ATGTCTGAAACTATTTTAAAGACAGTTGATCTATCCAAAACATACCGAAGAGGAAAGGTAGATGTCCCTGCATTAAAAAAAGCTAGTATAGAAATAGCTGATGGTGAAATAATTTGTCTGGCTGGGCCTTCTGGATCAGGAAAGAGTACTCTCCTAAATCTTCTTGGAGGGGTTGATAAACCTACTTCAGGTAAAATACTAATTAATGGTAATGACCTTACAAAAATGAGCGAGAATAAACTTTCAGACTTTAGGTTAAGAAATGTTGGACTGATTTTTCAGTTTTTTAACCTTATCCCCACATTAACTGCAAAGGAAAATGTTGAATTCCCACTGGTGCTTGATAATGTTCCAAAAACTGAAAAGGAGTCCAGAGCAGTTGAATTACTGGAGCTTGTGGGTCTAGGGCATCGTGTAGATCATAAGCCTGAAGAATTAAGCGGGGGAGAACAGCAAAGAGTGGCTATTGCAAGATCATTGGCAAATAATCCTTCAATTATAATTGCTGACGAGCCTACTGGTGATTTAGATTCAGATACATCCAGTAAATTTATGGATCTTGTTGAAGATTTAAATAAAAAACGAGGCCAGACATTTATAATTTCTTCACATGATTCTATGATTATTGAAAGAGTTCCACGAGTCTATAGGATTAGAGATGGAAGAATCAGTAATTAA
- a CDS encoding Dabb family protein: MIKHIVLFKLEDESVESIEKAKNILMDMAGKIPELKGIEVGVDVTHSDRSYNLALITKFDSLESLEAYQINPLHVGVSKYMVSVSTSIVAVDFKSI; encoded by the coding sequence ATGATCAAACACATAGTTTTATTTAAATTAGAAGATGAAAGCGTTGAAAGCATTGAAAAAGCTAAAAATATCCTTATGGATATGGCTGGTAAAATTCCAGAATTGAAAGGTATTGAAGTAGGTGTAGATGTCACTCACTCGGATAGGTCTTATAATCTGGCTCTTATAACAAAATTTGATAGTTTAGAAAGTCTGGAAGCTTATCAAATCAATCCACTACATGTTGGTGTATCAAAATACATGGTTTCTGTTAGCACATCCATAGTAGCTGTAGATTTTAAATCTATTTAA
- a CDS encoding TIGR04076 family protein, which produces MTPKCKITVLKKNLYENLAKEYCQSEVTACPAFSEGQEFITGFEKPEGFCDWAWNDIHKFVTVLLSGGNFSKDIFQGWMKDGKTMIACCTDAIRPVTFKIERIDE; this is translated from the coding sequence ATGACACCAAAATGTAAAATAACGGTTTTAAAGAAAAATCTTTATGAAAACCTGGCAAAAGAATATTGTCAAAGCGAAGTTACTGCATGTCCTGCATTTTCAGAGGGGCAGGAATTCATTACGGGATTTGAAAAACCTGAAGGTTTCTGTGATTGGGCGTGGAATGATATCCATAAATTTGTGACAGTTTTGCTCTCTGGAGGTAACTTTTCGAAGGATATATTTCAGGGATGGATGAAAGACGGTAAAACTATGATCGCTTGCTGCACTGATGCTATCCGGCCTGTGACTTTTAAAATAGAAAGAATTGATGAATAA
- a CDS encoding TrmB family transcriptional regulator, giving the protein MTVNRNTIEALKNLGLSDYETKAYIANISLISATATEISLESNVPRSKIYEVLKSLAKKGFVEIEKGKPLKFNVVPPHEIFEKSRREIKERLDGAETELNFIYENQIPKVPAPIWLVNGPEKNVNKELEIISRAKNSLFILGGFMFQNEIPELKERLNKVIKRGVTTKIVLAPSCTIDNDKIDIVKEIGELDCEMKIFQVPHIKIVIRDEKEMIITFCKRIETNLISQTAIGIWNQHNEFVETISGVYNFIWTAEPFSNPTALKKQSKYENIPPKP; this is encoded by the coding sequence TTGACTGTAAATAGAAATACAATAGAAGCCCTGAAAAATTTAGGGCTTTCCGATTATGAAACAAAAGCATATATAGCCAATATATCTCTTATCAGTGCTACAGCTACTGAAATTAGTCTTGAATCAAATGTACCGCGTTCCAAAATATATGAAGTTCTTAAAAGCCTTGCAAAAAAAGGTTTTGTCGAAATAGAGAAAGGTAAACCCTTAAAGTTCAACGTTGTACCGCCCCACGAAATTTTTGAAAAATCAAGGAGAGAAATTAAAGAACGGCTCGATGGTGCAGAGACTGAACTGAATTTTATCTATGAAAACCAGATTCCTAAGGTTCCAGCACCTATATGGCTGGTAAATGGTCCTGAAAAAAATGTAAACAAAGAACTTGAAATCATCTCACGTGCTAAAAACTCGCTTTTTATTTTAGGGGGTTTTATGTTTCAAAATGAAATTCCAGAACTTAAAGAAAGATTAAATAAAGTTATTAAAAGAGGAGTAACTACAAAAATTGTATTAGCTCCTTCATGCACTATTGATAATGATAAAATTGACATAGTAAAAGAAATAGGTGAACTGGACTGTGAAATGAAAATATTTCAGGTGCCCCACATTAAAATAGTAATTAGAGATGAAAAAGAGATGATTATAACCTTCTGTAAGCGTATAGAAACTAATTTAATATCCCAAACAGCAATAGGGATATGGAATCAACATAACGAGTTTGTTGAAACCATAAGTGGAGTTTACAACTTCATATGGACAGCTGAACCATTCAGTAACCCAACAGCTCTTAAAAAGCAAAGTAAATATGAAAATATACCACCAAAACCTTGA
- a CDS encoding ABC transporter permease, which produces MMENEGFGTMLANVIKNGFKRKVPIGAAVLGPVIIMIVLGYMVTIAGTADTVNIGVVNHDQGLGNVNAASNIIEELKGQENVNVTSINQNEISSGFKDRSIDASIVFPENFTRDLAMKKTPEVLLQVEGTDQVKSALVNRVFLNSTMAVAAKSGNVLMPLKISSESFYGEGLSFTNLFIYHIMALVTLLISAIIGLFAVLGDKNSIKSNKMFLYPVKAVAAYIIGLSIFAFIAALMVLAYVIYVMGITIVGDIGSTVLVMLLIALAGVSLGILAAAVTRTEKQALGLFGLIIILQVLFGGLFIAVARFDYYIQLLSYCLPLTYGLDAMQSIVIKGFGLGDVGTDLLAISTILVVALVLSVIGLKIGQNRSTIRDTENKKKQII; this is translated from the coding sequence ATGATGGAAAATGAAGGCTTTGGCACTATGCTTGCCAATGTCATTAAAAATGGATTTAAAAGGAAGGTTCCAATAGGGGCGGCAGTACTGGGTCCAGTTATTATCATGATAGTGTTGGGATATATGGTAACAATAGCTGGCACTGCAGATACCGTAAATATTGGAGTTGTAAATCATGATCAGGGCTTGGGAAATGTAAATGCTGCCTCAAATATAATTGAAGAGCTTAAGGGGCAGGAAAATGTCAATGTGACTTCCATTAATCAAAATGAGATAAGCAGTGGTTTTAAAGATAGGTCTATTGATGCATCTATAGTTTTCCCTGAAAATTTCACCAGGGATTTAGCTATGAAAAAGACTCCTGAGGTGTTGCTACAGGTTGAAGGCACTGATCAGGTAAAAAGTGCACTTGTAAACCGCGTTTTCCTTAATTCTACAATGGCAGTGGCTGCAAAGAGCGGCAATGTACTAATGCCCTTAAAAATTAGCAGTGAAAGTTTCTATGGGGAAGGTTTGAGCTTTACCAATCTTTTCATATACCACATAATGGCCCTTGTTACTTTGCTGATTTCAGCAATCATCGGATTATTTGCAGTATTAGGGGATAAAAATAGTATTAAATCTAATAAAATGTTTTTATATCCAGTTAAGGCTGTTGCAGCTTACATAATAGGGCTCAGCATATTTGCATTTATCGCGGCTTTAATGGTGTTAGCTTACGTTATTTATGTTATGGGCATCACTATTGTAGGGGATATAGGCAGCACTGTACTTGTAATGCTGTTGATTGCTCTGGCAGGAGTTTCTTTAGGTATTCTTGCAGCTGCAGTTACACGAACTGAAAAACAAGCTCTTGGTTTATTTGGTTTAATCATTATTCTGCAGGTGTTATTTGGAGGTTTATTCATAGCAGTTGCTAGATTCGACTATTATATCCAGCTGCTGTCATACTGTCTTCCATTAACCTATGGTCTGGATGCTATGCAAAGTATTGTAATTAAGGGCTTTGGTCTGGGTGATGTAGGAACAGATCTGCTCGCTATATCTACTATACTTGTCGTTGCTTTAGTTTTATCAGTAATTGGTTTAAAAATAGGACAAAATAGGAGCACAATTAGAGATACTGAAAATAAGAAAAAACAAATCATTTAA
- a CDS encoding radical SAM protein → MSSSKIFPLLIEGYVLHKGPEYGFIYSSANKGKCYVINEDAARIIDKCSGKHSLEEISVELALYCHEDPGSLFETVKYYLEGSKLFVDMLSQPKDIDFNSTGNWEVPAPINVSVELTYNCSFSCRHCYINSSPKRDELWKTNELITVLDELNHLGTSKIELTGGDPLTHPDFVYIVKHCACNFNSVNVITNGYLLNEEHLMCLSEYKDKLAFQVDLHGDNSKYVDWFCGREGAFENAKKAIKLLSDNGFKIQVAMNITPLNMDQISDTAALAIELGASSMMTSTVLPVGRGNDPEITFPPENIELRKHLEKQLKSAKDEFNEFLFENYDEIMPVLNKKSENRLNCGAFSEFLCLTPGGNMKMCPLSNPKDISLGCLCTHDMEHLFSKNIFKKLVELEDPRVEICGECKHLWFCRNCLARGFLKYSEIGDKCRWGNTPEVKSILEDINE, encoded by the coding sequence ATGTCATCCAGTAAAATATTTCCCCTTCTAATTGAGGGGTATGTTCTTCACAAAGGCCCTGAATATGGATTTATTTATTCATCTGCAAATAAAGGTAAATGTTACGTAATTAATGAAGATGCAGCAAGAATAATTGATAAATGCAGTGGTAAACACAGTTTAGAAGAAATTTCTGTAGAACTTGCTCTTTACTGCCATGAAGATCCAGGTTCATTATTTGAAACTGTTAAATATTACTTAGAGGGTTCAAAGTTATTTGTAGATATGTTAAGCCAGCCCAAAGATATAGATTTTAATTCCACTGGAAACTGGGAGGTCCCTGCCCCCATAAATGTTTCTGTTGAACTTACCTACAACTGCAGCTTCTCATGTAGGCACTGTTATATTAACAGCAGCCCTAAAAGAGATGAACTCTGGAAAACAAATGAACTAATAACAGTTTTAGACGAGTTAAATCATTTGGGAACATCTAAAATTGAGTTAACTGGGGGAGATCCTTTAACCCACCCTGATTTTGTTTATATAGTAAAACACTGTGCATGTAATTTTAATTCAGTCAACGTCATTACAAATGGTTATTTATTAAATGAAGAGCATTTAATGTGTTTAAGCGAATATAAAGATAAATTAGCTTTCCAAGTTGATTTGCACGGTGACAACTCTAAATATGTGGACTGGTTTTGTGGTAGGGAGGGAGCATTTGAAAATGCAAAAAAAGCCATTAAACTGTTGAGTGATAATGGATTTAAGATTCAGGTGGCCATGAATATAACTCCTCTAAACATGGACCAGATTTCAGATACAGCTGCCTTGGCCATAGAATTAGGGGCCAGTTCTATGATGACATCTACTGTACTCCCTGTGGGCAGAGGTAATGATCCTGAAATTACATTTCCTCCAGAAAATATTGAATTGAGGAAACATTTAGAAAAACAATTAAAATCTGCTAAAGATGAGTTTAATGAATTTCTATTTGAAAATTATGATGAAATTATGCCAGTGCTCAACAAAAAAAGTGAAAATAGACTGAACTGCGGCGCATTCAGCGAGTTTTTATGTTTAACTCCTGGTGGAAACATGAAAATGTGCCCTTTATCTAATCCAAAGGATATTTCACTGGGATGCTTATGTACTCATGATATGGAGCATTTATTTTCAAAAAATATTTTCAAAAAGTTGGTTGAACTGGAAGATCCAAGAGTAGAAATATGTGGAGAATGCAAACATTTATGGTTCTGCCGGAACTGTCTGGCACGAGGGTTCCTGAAGTACAGCGAAATAGGAGATAAATGCCGTTGGGGAAATACTCCTGAAGTAAAATCAATTTTAGAAGATATAAATGAATAA